In a single window of the Necator americanus strain Aroian chromosome X, whole genome shotgun sequence genome:
- a CDS encoding hypothetical protein (NECATOR_CHRX.G21614.T1), with product MNLPEEVVVEILTKLQHPDIGNCRSVSKKFRGIVTRNAKYLPRKPISVKIFKGNGETYICNSERGKTERFDNFDWGKWNTVAVENLTFKNISADNHQACHILQKVILGLKKTRQYKIRTFVMDSVNVCCLSNSHISEIFRLVATSCEKILISHCDIPTAFSPEQLFHNRELTHYRWLDCGTASVSNTNDAVLKRFTIDIKECATMKSFHGEMDCTTVSTVCDFIEAWSISVTAPYFNITLSGCDKTWRSSFNEECSRRNISNVCMEFASNALKSAHIKVVFVEEAQLCRMWPIFDLPARNAPGICYSRYYRDF from the exons ATGAATCTTCCTGAAGAAGTGGTTGTTGAGATACTCACAAAATTACAACACCCTGATATTGGAAACTGTCGATCCGTAAGCAAAAAG TTTCGTGGAATTGTGACTAGAAACGCCAAATACCTTCCACGAAAACCGATCTCGGTGAAGATTTTCAAAGGGAACGGGGAGACATACATATGTAACTCTGAAAGAGGCAAAACTGAG AGATTCGATAATTTTGACTGGGGGAAATGGAATACTGTGGCAGTGGAAAATCTCACTTTCAAGAATATTTCCGCGGATAACCATCAAGCATGTCacattcttcagaaagtgatTTTAGGCTTGAAGAAGACACGACAATATAAAATCAG AACATTCGTGATGGATTCAGTCAACGTCTGTTGTTTGTCCAATTCCCATATTTCTGAGATATTTCGTCTTGTTGCAACGAGTTGTGAG aaaattttaatcAGTCACTGTGATATTCCGACCGCATTTTCTCCAGAACAACTATTTCACAATAGAG AACTTACTCATTATCGATGGCTGGATTGTGGAACTGCTTCAGTGAGCAACACAAATGATGCCGTCCTGAAACGATTTACAATTGATATAAAAGAGTGTGCAACGATGAAATCGTTTCATGGAGAAATGGATTGCACGACTGTTTCGACTGTTTGCGATTTTATAGAG gcatGGTCTATCTCTGTTACTGCCCCTTATTTCAATATAACATTGAGCGGATGCGATAAAACATGGCGATCATCGTTCAATGAAGAATGTTCTAgaagaaacatttcaaatgtATGCATGGAATTTGCATCCAATGCACTTAAATCAGCACATATCAAAGTTGTATTTGTAGAA GAAGCTCAATTGTGTCGTATGTGGCCAATTTTTGATCTCCCAGCACGAAATGCTCCTGGTATTTGCTATTCTAGATATTACAgagatttttga
- a CDS encoding hypothetical protein (NECATOR_CHRX.G21615.T1), with protein MDSPLLLCQDRLIILLYRARRFGQKPAIKLPKQKRTGLAIEDLMMQARMIKYDVIGLAGTRRSHTENAVYDTGEELFLGTCGSRGVGGVGVLVNTNMPKNIDSSHL; from the exons ATGGACTCCCCgcttctgctgtgccaggatcgGCTCATAATACTACTCTATCGCGCACGTCGGttcggccaaaagcctgcaatcaa GCTCCCGAAACAGAAAAGGACTGGTTtggccattgaagatctgatgatgcaagctagGATGATTAAGTATGACGTCATCGGATTGGCCGGAACGAGACGATCCCACACAGAAAACGCCGTAtatgacactggagaagaactattcttaggaacatgcggaagtagaggagttggtggagttggcgtcctcgttaACACGAATATgccaaagaacatcgactcttcaCACCTCTAA
- a CDS encoding hypothetical protein (NECATOR_CHRX.G21616.T2), whose translation MWNGPLTLSLITCHVLRTIAIVGVEPSISFFDGTDYMNQCKTRLERRITGLSGVIYSHSLYGRVPYNASRNCFVMLIAPIGYRIRLRVLEFDVNGQNSICEKDTLHVFDHETVIDPAAAHFQSSDSVTPGPIIGQFCGKRTNTSELSVSTLNALTLWWHTDPLLAQQHPAKGFRLQWNAFRVTTNVPCSPSREFACGGNECIPIQLACDRFADCRDESDIIYTRQFAANCENIDPLTSVSGFLVLLLSGGVVLLLGCVCISFCICCRCIRSIHPQFKDEAVECGGVPSPPEPPQFYPPSPPKIPLPATSIAFTPRKLPQMDGPNMVHDGYRSVRIGNEYGSPMDVNQHDYTYVRNDVHRNLL comes from the exons ATGTGGAACGGGCCATTGACCTTGTCACTCATCACATGCCATGTTCTACGGACTATCGCTATCGTTGGAGTCGAACCAAGTATAA gttttttcgATGGTACTGACTATATGAATCAATGTAAGACTAGACTTGAACGACGAATCACAG gtCTCTCTGGAGTAATTTATTCTCATTCACTTTACGGAAGAGTGCCTTATAACGCAAGCAGGAACTGTTTCGTGATGTTAATTGCTCCAATAGGTTATCGTATACGATTACGGGTTCTGGAATTCGATGTGAATGGTCAAAATTCAATTTGTGAGAAGGATACATTACATGTGTTTGAT CACGAGACAGTGATTGACCCTGCTGCCGCACATTTTCAATCGAGCGATTCCGTTACACCTGGACCCATAATAg GACAGTTTTGCGGTAAACGCACCAATACTAGCGAGTTAAGCGTAAGCACTTTGAATGCACTCACACTTTGGTGGCATACTGATCCATTACTTGCACAACAACATCCAGCAAAAGGATTTCGACTTCAATGGAATGCATTTCGAGTAACAACCAATG TTCCCTGTTCACCGTCACGTGAGTTCGCATGCGGAGGAAACGAATGCATTCCAATTCAGTTAGCTTGTGATCGTTTTGCGGACTGTCGGGATGAGTCGGACATTATCTACACCAGACAATTTGCTGCAAATTGTGAGA ACATTGATCCATTGACGTCAGTCTCGGGATTCCTTGTGCTGTTGCTTTCTGGAGGTGTAGTGCTTCTACTCGGATGCGTCTGCATATCGTTTTGTATCTGCTGTCGATGTATCAGATCCATTCATCCACAATTTAAAG ACGAAGCTGTTGAATGTGGAGGAGTTCCATCGCCTCCAGAACCTCCACAATTCTATCCTCCATCGCCTCCAAAAATTCCTCTTCCGGCCACATCGATTGCGTTTACACCGAGGAAACTTCCACAAAT GGATGGGCCGAACATGGTTCATGATGGATACCGTTCTGTTCGAATAGGAAATGAGTATGGAAGTCCAATGGATGTGAATCAACATGACTACACATATGTCAGAAACGATGTTCATCGTAATTTATTGTGA
- a CDS encoding hypothetical protein (NECATOR_CHRX.G21616.T1), with protein MWNGPLTLSLITCHVLRTIAIVGVEPSISFFDGTDYMNQCKTRLERRITGLSGVIYSHSLYGRVPYNASRNCFVMLIAPIGYRIRLRVLEFDVNGQNSICEKDTLHVFDHETVIDPAAAHFQSSDSVTPGPIIGQFCGKRTNTSELSVSTLNALTLWWHTDPLLAQQHPAKGFRLQWNAFRVTTNVPCSPSREFACGGNECIPIQLACDRFADCRDESDIIYTRQFAANCENLDIDPLTSVSGFLVLLLSGGVVLLLGCVCISFCICCRCIRSIHPQFKDEAVECGGVPSPPEPPQFYPPSPPKIPLPATSIAFTPRKLPQMDGPNMVHDGYRSVRIGNEYGSPMDVNQHDYTYVRNDVHRNLL; from the exons ATGTGGAACGGGCCATTGACCTTGTCACTCATCACATGCCATGTTCTACGGACTATCGCTATCGTTGGAGTCGAACCAAGTATAA gttttttcgATGGTACTGACTATATGAATCAATGTAAGACTAGACTTGAACGACGAATCACAG gtCTCTCTGGAGTAATTTATTCTCATTCACTTTACGGAAGAGTGCCTTATAACGCAAGCAGGAACTGTTTCGTGATGTTAATTGCTCCAATAGGTTATCGTATACGATTACGGGTTCTGGAATTCGATGTGAATGGTCAAAATTCAATTTGTGAGAAGGATACATTACATGTGTTTGAT CACGAGACAGTGATTGACCCTGCTGCCGCACATTTTCAATCGAGCGATTCCGTTACACCTGGACCCATAATAg GACAGTTTTGCGGTAAACGCACCAATACTAGCGAGTTAAGCGTAAGCACTTTGAATGCACTCACACTTTGGTGGCATACTGATCCATTACTTGCACAACAACATCCAGCAAAAGGATTTCGACTTCAATGGAATGCATTTCGAGTAACAACCAATG TTCCCTGTTCACCGTCACGTGAGTTCGCATGCGGAGGAAACGAATGCATTCCAATTCAGTTAGCTTGTGATCGTTTTGCGGACTGTCGGGATGAGTCGGACATTATCTACACCAGACAATTTGCTGCAAATTGTGAGA ATTTAGACATTGATCCATTGACGTCAGTCTCGGGATTCCTTGTGCTGTTGCTTTCTGGAGGTGTAGTGCTTCTACTCGGATGCGTCTGCATATCGTTTTGTATCTGCTGTCGATGTATCAGATCCATTCATCCACAATTTAAAG ACGAAGCTGTTGAATGTGGAGGAGTTCCATCGCCTCCAGAACCTCCACAATTCTATCCTCCATCGCCTCCAAAAATTCCTCTTCCGGCCACATCGATTGCGTTTACACCGAGGAAACTTCCACAAAT GGATGGGCCGAACATGGTTCATGATGGATACCGTTCTGTTCGAATAGGAAATGAGTATGGAAGTCCAATGGATGTGAATCAACATGACTACACATATGTCAGAAACGATGTTCATCGTAATTTATTGTGA